A genomic segment from Lutibacter sp. A80 encodes:
- a CDS encoding DUF4357 domain-containing protein — MFIDPNNLYSEYNNSNIKDEVKDAANFFLEIFKYNKIFNIELKNKGDKIDIQISLNDERWYDIFGHRTTHPFSLLVGVNSMTFYFRINHVFFNDGSSDLAIIKSKTKKLGGESFLRLYNIEDTIKMIDFVFNQKMGLKTPLNVQSNRIETKGLKIKNMLFNKVTLENIKTAVKEFNEKGTPEGFSTSKYYDIKIEGVLYPPKPIMAIANYYATGKEIENYFPGGINTPCFKAYERLGIEIVTKSNKMDSLNIFQIIVSKGHSDKAGNYLIAKMQIIENGYLLLKGSYIFKEPKPSFLIHSYFKLISSFLNDKYVNDTSFGEFYVLKKDILFNSPSAAASMVLNRAANGPNEWKTIGGVTLRECEKKFNFSEIVGKFLKQAKTTNLKTKSYPKIYSEFKVKVSFGAGNQAKIPWIALLKEPNEVTEGIYPVYLYFKSIEKLILAYGLSETTNPVAQWNIDNPVTITNFFYKNNLGKPDRYGSSFIYKVYDVNNLPDEMILNDELDMLLDFYKNQETPIIDTEIENLIEQEDFQLSKFIEDTKASGLLFTDTLLTRFVSSLITKPFVLLSGLSGSGKTKLAQTFAKWVCETDKQYCVVPVGADWTNREPLLGYENALNNEEYILPENGALQLVINADQNLNKPHFLILDEMNLSHVERYFADFLSVMESKEKFKLHSDLGAVKSTVPSELSWPKNLFVIGTVNIDETTYMFSPKVLDRANVIEFRVQEEEIATFLNAPNDINFTKLIGNGSTMAVDFIKMASNGTNDTISPELNETLVKFFTQLKKTGAEFGYRTAMEIHRLFHQLEVVNSELTTNQKIDIAIMQKLLPKLHGSRRKLCPVLENLGDLCVQEIDVKKEFFENNEELNFEIDNIRYPLSLEKITRMYKGAIDNGFASYAEA; from the coding sequence ATGTTTATTGACCCAAATAACCTTTATTCAGAGTATAATAATTCTAATATAAAAGATGAAGTTAAAGATGCTGCAAATTTCTTTTTAGAAATTTTTAAATATAATAAGATTTTTAATATTGAATTAAAGAATAAAGGAGATAAGATTGATATTCAAATATCTTTAAACGATGAACGTTGGTATGATATTTTTGGACATCGAACAACACATCCTTTTTCTTTACTTGTAGGAGTAAATTCCATGACATTTTATTTTAGAATTAATCATGTTTTTTTTAACGATGGTAGTTCTGATTTGGCTATTATAAAATCTAAAACTAAAAAACTAGGAGGGGAAAGCTTTCTAAGGTTATATAATATTGAGGATACAATAAAAATGATCGATTTTGTATTTAATCAAAAAATGGGTTTGAAAACACCGTTGAATGTTCAATCTAATCGAATAGAAACGAAAGGTTTAAAAATAAAAAATATGCTATTTAATAAAGTGACTCTTGAAAATATAAAAACCGCAGTTAAGGAATTTAATGAAAAAGGAACTCCTGAAGGGTTTAGCACCTCCAAATATTATGATATAAAAATTGAAGGCGTTTTGTACCCGCCAAAACCCATTATGGCCATTGCCAATTATTATGCTACGGGTAAAGAAATTGAAAATTATTTTCCAGGAGGTATAAATACGCCGTGTTTTAAAGCTTATGAACGATTAGGAATTGAAATAGTAACTAAGTCAAATAAAATGGATTCATTAAATATTTTTCAAATTATAGTTTCAAAAGGTCATTCTGATAAAGCCGGAAACTATTTAATTGCTAAAATGCAAATTATAGAAAATGGTTATTTATTATTGAAAGGATCTTATATTTTTAAAGAACCTAAGCCAAGTTTTTTAATTCATTCATATTTTAAGCTTATTTCTAGTTTTTTAAATGATAAGTATGTAAATGATACTTCATTTGGTGAATTTTATGTATTAAAAAAAGATATTTTATTCAATTCACCTTCTGCAGCTGCTTCAATGGTGTTAAATAGAGCAGCAAATGGACCAAATGAATGGAAGACTATAGGAGGTGTTACTCTCAGGGAATGTGAGAAAAAGTTTAATTTTAGTGAAATTGTAGGGAAATTTTTAAAACAAGCAAAAACAACCAATCTAAAAACAAAAAGTTATCCTAAAATTTATAGTGAATTTAAAGTTAAAGTAAGTTTTGGAGCTGGAAATCAAGCCAAAATTCCTTGGATTGCATTGTTAAAAGAGCCTAATGAAGTTACAGAAGGTATTTATCCTGTTTATCTTTATTTTAAAAGTATAGAAAAATTAATATTAGCGTATGGATTAAGTGAAACAACAAATCCAGTAGCTCAATGGAATATTGATAACCCAGTTACTATAACTAATTTTTTTTACAAAAATAACTTAGGGAAACCGGATAGGTATGGCAGTTCTTTTATCTACAAGGTTTATGATGTAAATAATTTGCCTGATGAAATGATTTTAAATGATGAGTTGGATATGCTTTTAGATTTTTATAAAAATCAAGAAACTCCTATTATAGATACTGAAATTGAGAATTTAATTGAACAAGAAGATTTTCAATTGTCAAAATTTATTGAAGATACAAAAGCATCAGGCTTGCTATTCACAGATACATTGTTAACACGCTTCGTAAGCTCACTAATTACAAAGCCATTTGTATTGTTGAGTGGATTATCGGGATCAGGTAAAACAAAATTAGCACAAACCTTTGCAAAATGGGTATGCGAAACTGATAAACAATATTGTGTGGTACCCGTTGGAGCAGATTGGACCAATAGAGAACCCTTATTAGGGTATGAAAACGCATTGAATAATGAAGAATATATTTTACCAGAAAATGGTGCTTTACAGCTAGTTATCAATGCTGATCAAAACTTAAATAAACCTCATTTTTTGATTTTGGATGAAATGAATTTAAGTCATGTGGAACGTTATTTTGCGGACTTTTTAAGTGTTATGGAATCCAAAGAAAAATTTAAACTTCACAGCGATCTTGGAGCTGTTAAATCAACAGTACCTTCAGAACTCAGCTGGCCAAAAAATTTATTTGTAATTGGTACCGTAAATATTGATGAGACTACTTATATGTTTAGTCCGAAAGTATTGGATAGAGCCAATGTTATTGAGTTTAGAGTTCAAGAGGAAGAAATAGCTACTTTTTTAAATGCGCCAAACGATATTAATTTCACTAAACTAATTGGAAATGGAAGTACTATGGCGGTGGACTTTATTAAAATGGCAAGCAATGGAACCAATGATACTATTTCTCCAGAATTGAATGAAACCTTAGTCAAGTTTTTTACTCAGTTAAAGAAAACAGGTGCTGAATTTGGGTATAGAACAGCAATGGAAATTCATCGCTTATTTCATCAATTAGAGGTGGTAAATTCAGAATTAACAACCAATCAAAAAATAGACATTGCCATTATGCAAAAGCTATTGCCTAAGTTGCATGGCTCAAGAAGGAAACTGTGTCCAGTGTTAGAGAATTTGGGAGATTTATGCGTGCAGGAAATAGATGTTAAAAAAGAGTTTTTTGAAAACAATGAAGAGCTAAATTTTGAAATAGATAACATTAGATATCCATTGTCTCTTGAAAAGATAACTAGAATGTACAAAGGAGCCATAGATAACGGATTTGCAAGTTACGCTGAAGCATAG